The genomic region GAGCCCCTGGTCGTCGTATCCCACGTCAACAAGCACTTCGGGGACCTGCACGTCCTCAAGGACATCTCGACCACGGTGAACCGCGGCGAGGTCGTCGTCGTCATCGGCCCCAGCGGGTCCGGCAAGTCGACGCTGTGTCGCGCGATCAACCGGCTCGAGACCATCGACGACGGCACCATCACGATCGACGGCCAGGACCTCCCGTCCGAGGGCGCCGAGCTCGCCCGCCTCCGCGCCGACGTCGGCATGGTGTTCCAGTCCTTCAACCTCTTCGCGCACAAGACCGTGCTCGAGAACGTGACCCTCGGCCCCATCAAGGTGCGCAAGCAGGGCAAGGCCGAGGCGGAGAAGCGGGCGATGGAGCTCCTCGACCGCGTCGGCGTCGCCAACCAGGCGCAGAAGATGCCGGCCCAGCTCTCCGGCGGCCAGCAGCAGCGCGTCGCGATCGCCCGCGCGTTGGCGATGGACCCGAAGCTGATCCTCCTCGACGAGCCCACCTCGGCGCTCGACCCCGAGATGATCACCGAGGTCCTCGACGTCATGGTCGGCCTCGCCAAGGACGGCATGACGATGATGGTCGTCACCCACGAGATGGGCTTCGCCCGCAAGGCCGCCGACCGCGTGATCTTCATGGCCGACGGCGCCATCGAGGAGGACACCACCCCCGCCGAGTTCTTCGACCACCCGCAGACCCCCCGCGCGAAGGACTTCCTCTCCAAGATCCTCGCCCACTGACGCGCGCGGAGGGCACGCGTCCTCCCGCCCGCCGCATCCGGACGCCGCCGAGGCAGGCGCGCCCGGGCGCCGCGCCACCGGCACGACCCGCACCAGGAGCGATCCCCATCGCCTCCGTCATCCATCCACCAGCCAAGGAACGGGAACCATGAAGAACAGGAAACTGACCATCGCCGCGGCCGCCGCGATCGTCGTCGTCGCCCTCACGGGCTGCGGCGCCGCGGGCAGCGCGTCGAACAGCGGCATCGACGCCGGCACGAACGCCCCCGAGAACGGCGACGGCCCCTACAAGCTCGCGCTCGCGGAGAACCCGACGTTCGACGAGGGCACCACGATGGCGCGTCTGGCCGCGGCCGGCGAGATGAAGGTCGGCACCAAGTACGACCAGCCGCTCTTCGGCCTCGCGGGCCTCGACGGCAAGCCCGCCGGGTTCGACGTCGCCATCGCCGCGCTCGTCGCCAGCAAGATGGGCATCCCCTTCGACGGCATCAAGTTCACGGAGACGGTGTCCGCCAACCGCGAGCCCTTCATCCAGAACGGCTCGGTCGACGCGGTCGTCGCGACCTACACGATCAACGACAAGCGCAAGGAGGTCGTGGACTTCGCGGGCCCGTACTACGTCGCCGGCCAGGCGCTCATGGTCCTCGCGGACGACACCACGATCAACACGCCCGAGGACGTCCGCGGCAAGCAGGTCTGCTCCGTCGCCGGATCCACCCCCGCCGCGAACATCGAGGCCACGTTCGGCGCGGTCGTCGTGCCGACCGACGTCTACAGCAAGTGCCTCGACCCGCTGCGCAACGGCCAGGTGTCCGCCGTCACGACGGACAACGTGATCCTCTCCGGCTTCATCGACCAGAACGAGGGCGAGTTCAAGCTCGTCGGCGACGGGGAGACCTTCACCGAGGAGCCCTACGGCATCGGCATCGCCAAGGACGACGAGGCGTTCCGCACGTTCATCAACGACACGCTGCAGGAGGCCTACGACGACGGCACCTGGGCGCGCCTGTTCGAGGCGACGGCCGACACGGTCATCGACACGCCGGAGCCCCCGGCGATCGACCGCTACTAGTCCCACCGGGTCCCGCGTGCGCTGATGCGCGCGCGGGACCCTCCCTCGTCCGGGCACGAAGAGCCCGGATCCGACCATCGCCCGGCCGCGCCGGGTGCAGACCAATAGGAGGTGCGCCGTGGATGTGATCCTCGACAATCTCGACGTATTCCTGCGGGGGTTCGGCGGCACGCTGCGCCTCCTCGGCCTCACCGTGCTGTTCGCCCTCCCGCTCGGGATCGTGATCGCCGCGATGAGGATCTCGCCGCTCGCGAGCCTCCGCGCCACCTCCACGGCCTACGTCGAGCTGCTGCGGAACACCCCGCTGCTGCTCGTCTTCACCTTCTTCAGCGTCGTGATCACGTCGATCTCGGGCGCGCTGCCGTTCATGACGGCGGCGGTGCTCGCGCTCACGCTCTACACGGCGCCGTTCTTCGCCGAGGCGATCCGCTCCGGCATCAACAGCGTGCCCGTCGGCCAGGCCGAGGCCGCGCGCAGCATCGGGCTGACGTTCTCGCAGACGCTCGGGTCGGTGATCCTGCCGCAGGCCGTGCGCACGGTCATCCCGCCGCTGATCAACGTCGTCATCGCGCTCACCAAGAACACGTCGATCGCGGGCGCGTACTTCATCTACGAGCTGTTCAACGTGGGCCGCGACGTCGCGAACGCCAACGGGGACGCGGTCGTCTGGGTCTTCGTGGGCGTCGCGTTCTTCTACCTCATCATCACGGTCCCGCTCGGCCAGCTGGCGGACCACCTCGAGAAGCGAGTGGCGGTCTCCCGATGAGCAGTGTCCTCTACGACGTCCCCGGCCCGAAGGCCCGCCGTCGCTCCCGCATCCTCTCCGTCGTCACGGGCGCCATCGTCGTGGCCGTGCTCGCCTTCGCCGCCGTGAAGCTGCAGCAGGCCGGGCAGTTCAGCCCCGACATCTGGCTCGTGCTCAACGACCCGCTCGTCTGGGGGCTCCTCCTCCGGGGCCTCGTCGTGGTGCTGCAGTCGGCCGCGGTGGCCGCGGTCCTTGCGATCCTGCTCGGCATGGTGCTCGCGCTCCTCCGCATGAGCGAGCACCGGGTCATCCGCTACGCCGTGACCGTGGTGCTCGAGTTCTTCCGCGGCATGCCCGTGCTGCTGATGATGCTGTTCATCTACCTGATCTTCCCCATCGGCCCGTACTGGTCGGTCGTCACCGCGCTCACGCTCTACAACGGCGCGATCATCGGCGAGGCCCTGCGCTCGGGGATCCTCGGCCTGCCGCGCGGGCAGCGCGAGGCGGGGCTGGCGATCGGCCTCCGGCCGCTGCAGAACCGGCTGCTCGTGGAGTTCCCGCAGGCGTTCCGGACGATGCTGCCGATCATCGTCGCCCAGCTCGTGGTGCTCATCAAGGACACCGCGCTCGGCACCATCGTCAGCCTCGTCGGCCTCACCAAGCAGGGCGAGCTGATCCTCGAGGCCACGAGCCGCGCCAACTCGCTGCCGATCTTCGTGGTGATGGTGGGCATGTACCTCGTGCTGAACCTCACGGTGTCGACCATCGCGCGGCGCCTCGCCCGCAAGCGCGGACCGCGCGTGGCGAAGACCGTCGCGGCCGGGACCTCGCAGGGCGCGTAGCCGCCCCGTGCGGCCGGGGCGCGGCCCGGTCGCGGGCCGGGAGCGGCACCCCCGATCGGTAGACTCGGGCCTCATGTCCGA from Clavibacter michiganensis subsp. insidiosus harbors:
- a CDS encoding amino acid ABC transporter permease, which produces MSSVLYDVPGPKARRRSRILSVVTGAIVVAVLAFAAVKLQQAGQFSPDIWLVLNDPLVWGLLLRGLVVVLQSAAVAAVLAILLGMVLALLRMSEHRVIRYAVTVVLEFFRGMPVLLMMLFIYLIFPIGPYWSVVTALTLYNGAIIGEALRSGILGLPRGQREAGLAIGLRPLQNRLLVEFPQAFRTMLPIIVAQLVVLIKDTALGTIVSLVGLTKQGELILEATSRANSLPIFVVMVGMYLVLNLTVSTIARRLARKRGPRVAKTVAAGTSQGA
- a CDS encoding amino acid ABC transporter ATP-binding protein; the encoded protein is MEQSPTADPASPAAAAVGEPLVVVSHVNKHFGDLHVLKDISTTVNRGEVVVVIGPSGSGKSTLCRAINRLETIDDGTITIDGQDLPSEGAELARLRADVGMVFQSFNLFAHKTVLENVTLGPIKVRKQGKAEAEKRAMELLDRVGVANQAQKMPAQLSGGQQQRVAIARALAMDPKLILLDEPTSALDPEMITEVLDVMVGLAKDGMTMMVVTHEMGFARKAADRVIFMADGAIEEDTTPAEFFDHPQTPRAKDFLSKILAH
- a CDS encoding glutamate ABC transporter substrate-binding protein, yielding MKNRKLTIAAAAAIVVVALTGCGAAGSASNSGIDAGTNAPENGDGPYKLALAENPTFDEGTTMARLAAAGEMKVGTKYDQPLFGLAGLDGKPAGFDVAIAALVASKMGIPFDGIKFTETVSANREPFIQNGSVDAVVATYTINDKRKEVVDFAGPYYVAGQALMVLADDTTINTPEDVRGKQVCSVAGSTPAANIEATFGAVVVPTDVYSKCLDPLRNGQVSAVTTDNVILSGFIDQNEGEFKLVGDGETFTEEPYGIGIAKDDEAFRTFINDTLQEAYDDGTWARLFEATADTVIDTPEPPAIDRY
- a CDS encoding amino acid ABC transporter permease, producing the protein MDVILDNLDVFLRGFGGTLRLLGLTVLFALPLGIVIAAMRISPLASLRATSTAYVELLRNTPLLLVFTFFSVVITSISGALPFMTAAVLALTLYTAPFFAEAIRSGINSVPVGQAEAARSIGLTFSQTLGSVILPQAVRTVIPPLINVVIALTKNTSIAGAYFIYELFNVGRDVANANGDAVVWVFVGVAFFYLIITVPLGQLADHLEKRVAVSR